The Schizosaccharomyces pombe strain 972h- genome assembly, chromosome: I genome contains a region encoding:
- the rhp41 gene encoding DNA repair protein Rhp41 encodes MMSDEDNTYSDDEEWLDLDLGLPNNDIKTAPILNSSLLSSAVHGERLIQERPTHDFGDVEATVDRTVEKRSRLKITSVDRKIRLQIHQLHLLCLTYHLCTRNTWCDDNRLNYLVKYIPPGIRVSLHPSSQKSQMIRNKTFLHGLAGLVEVWKRKYKITTNGLRKPNYGLLQNNSLISESLSLEEFCKNSKLLSGSRDYGTQLFASILRNLNVPTRLVFSLQVLSFRFKGAINEASSHEIVPAWSQQMENDSSSDISESAHITSRFRKRRKIIQPSFSNLSHLDASDIVTEDTKLKVIDSPKPVFWVEAFNKAMQKWVCVDPFGDASVIGKYRRFEPASSDHLNQMTYVFAIEANGYVKDVTRKYCLHYYKILKNRVEIFPFGKAWMNRIFSKIGKPRDFYNDMDAIEDAELLRLEQSEGIPRNIQDLKDHPLFVLERHLKKNQAIKTGKSCGRINTKNGVELVYPRKYVSNGFSAEHWYRKGRIIKPGAQPLKHVKNGDKVLPLYDEEATQLYTPKPVVANIVPKNAYGNIDLYVPSMLPYGAYHCRKRCALAAAKFLEIDYAKAVVGFDFQRKYSKPKLEGVVVSKRYEEAIDLIAEEIDQEEKEAEARNVRKTCLLLWKRLITGLRIRQRVFEEYG; translated from the coding sequence ATGATGAGTGACGAAGATAATACCTATAGTGATGATGAAGAATGGTTAGATTTAGATCTTGGTCTCCCTAATAATGATATTAAAACTGCAcctattttaaattcttcGCTCCTTTCATCCGCCGTACATGGTGAAAGGTTGATTCAAGAACGACCAACTCATGATTTTGGAGACGTTGAGGCCACCGTTGATCGAACGGTTGAAAAACGTAGCCGCTTAAAGATCACTTCCGTTGATAGAAAGATTCgtcttcaaattcatcaGTTACACTTACTCTGTTTGACTTATCATCTTTGCACACGAAACACTTGGTGCGATGACAATAGACTAAATTATCTTGTGAAATATATTCCTCCTGGTATACGTGTCTCGCTTCATCCCTCTTCTCAAAAGTCACAAATGATTCGGAACAAAACTTTCCTACACGGGTTGGCTGGACTCGTCGAAGTTTGGAAACGGAAATATAAAATCACTACCAATGGATTAAGAAAACCGAATTATGGTTTACTACAAAACAATAGCCTCATCTCTGAATCTTTATCCCTTGAGGAGTTTTGTAAAAACTCAAAATTGCTTTCCGGTAGTAGAGATTATGGAACCCAGTTATTTGCATCTATTCTTCGTAATTTAAACGTTCCAACTAGACTAGTTTTTTCACTACAAGTTTTATCTTTTCGATTTAAAGGTGCCATAAATGAAGCAAGTAGTCATGAAATTGTTCCGGCATGGTCTCAGCAAATGGAAAATGATTCATCTAGCGATATCTCTGAAAGTGCACACATTACTTCTAGATTTCGCAAACGTAGGAAAATCATACAgccttctttttcaaatctttCACATCTTGATGCCTCAGATATTGTTACAGAAGATACAAAACTAAAGGTAATTGATTCTCCCAAACCGGTTTTTTGGGTAGAGgcttttaataaagctATGCAAAAATGGGTTTGTGTTGATCCATTTGGTGATGCTAGTGTCATTGGCAAGTACAGAAGGTTTGAACCGGCTTCCAGTGACCATCTAAATCAAATGACTTATGTATTTGCTATTGAGGCTAATGGGTATGTAAAAGATGTTACCCgaaaatattgtttacattattataaaatattaaagaatAGAGTCGAGATTTTTCCCTTTGGAAAGGCTTGGATGAATAgaatattttctaaaattggAAAACCAAGGGATTTTTATAATGACATGGATGCTATAGAGGATGCGGAATTACTAAGGCTTGAACAATCAGAAGGAATTCCGAGGAATATTCAAGATTTGAAAGATCACCcgctttttgttttggagaggcatttaaaaaagaaccaGGCTATTAAAACTGGTAAATCCTGTGGAAGAATCAACACAAAAAATGGGGTCGAATTAGTGTATCCACGCAAATATGTTAGCAACGGCTTCTCTGCTGAACATTGGTATCGTAAGGGTCGTATCATAAAGCCAGGAGCTCAGCCTTTAAAACATGTTAAGAATGGAGATAAAGTATTACCCTTGTATGATGAAGAAGCTACGCAGTTGTACACTCCGAAACCGGTTGTTGCGAACATTGTTCCTAAAAATGCATACGGAAACATCGATTTATATGTCCCTTCAATGTTGCCATATGGAGCATATCATTGTAGAAAACGTTGTGCTTTGGCAGCagctaaatttttagagaTTGACTATGCAAAAGCAGTTGTTGGATTTGATTTTCAACGGAAGTACTCAAAGCCTAAATTAGAGGGAGTTGTTGTTTCTAAGCGTTATGAAGAGGCTATCGATCTCATTGCAGAGGAGATAGACcaggaagaaaaagaagcagaGGCAAGGAATGTAAGAAAGACTTGTCTTTTATTATGGAAGCGACTGATTACAGGCCTTCGGATTCGTCAGCGTGTATTCGAAGAATACGGttaa
- the gid8 gene encoding ubiquitin ligase complex subunit protein — MVGTSSLDISMSGSSSSDAEQWEKQTKSVHIDNSDVNSLILDYLVIQGDEEAAKTFAEEAQITDYYIPPYVKERLEICELIKSGSINSAICKLNELEPEILDTNSELLFELLRLRLLELIREVVEEKDTSDLAVERCLNFAHENLAPLAPSNQKFLNSLELTMSLLCFPPSSYSPALKNVLNYSQRERVANLANVSILKSQGLSNESRLLSLVNFERWCEKEAQRNSIEVQKFVPKASIK; from the exons ATGGTAGGCACTTCTTCTTTAGATATTTCAATGAGCGGTAGCTCAAGTTCGGACGCAGAACAATGGGAGAAACAGACAAAAAGTGTCCATATCGATAATTC AGACGTGAATTCGCTGATTTTAGATTATTTGGTGATTCAAGGTGACGAAGAAGCCGCAAAAACATTTGCTGAAGAAGCTCAAATTACGGATTATTATATTCCTCCATATGTAAAAGAACGTTTAGAGATTTGCGAGTTAATTAAATCAGGTTCAATTAACTCTGCAATATGCAAACTGAATGAATTGGAGCCAGAG ATTTTGGACACAAATTCAGAACTTCTGTTTGAATTATTACGATTGAGATTGCTTGAATTGATACGAGAAGTTGTTGAAGAGAAAGATACCTCTGATTTAGCGGTAGAAAGATGTTTAAACTTTGCACATGAAAATTTAGCACCTTTAGCACCCTCaaatcaaaagtttttgaattcttTAGAGTTGACAATGTCGCTTTTATGTTTTCCTCCTTCTTCCTACAGCCCTGCCTTGAAAAATGTTTTGAATTACAGCCAACGTGAGCGTGTTGCAAACCTTGCCAACGTTAGTATATTGAAGTCTCAAGGATTATCAAATGAGTCTAGGTTGTTGTCTTTGGTAAATTTTGAGCGCTGGTGTGAAAAAGAGGCACAAAGGAATTCGATTGAAGTGCAGAAATTTGTGCCCAAAGCATCCATAAAATGA
- the tea5 gene encoding serine/threonine protein kinase Ppk2: MLSNSTFHEHHAKSHFHNNACQSNASSSACRASEDHLVSSFPNDSIIDLQPSRPAPEPPKKKFGYYARRLSGHFLSLIHGSGNSTRSPPFHLQNQKSNGQSEVWHSSDDSGSPKRLNRSRSSKEDMYRRRSLHGLPSLSRRNSKKSSTLSRSISLHLRSESAPISLPIHLYKSYSYNHSPSSLPTVLNSQALSSPPVPTTPDEVSTNRLSSSTSSMNCRNLVPDNFNISIRPNTTNYRSSIQENSNGNRDSISPSAYDAPLLHNVDTQSIDGFVSVASHFSSASTAESLDDGHSATTIQQGDVSSYPLSRSVSTPVPMSPISISPAKPSPQSPKLSQSAVGHPSSSIPAAAMHKVSYSDDLMRFVAREKYYLQIVDCLCTQKDPLFFYTDFTKICQQDTVGTYVARQTLDKEVVVIKRFDISAVTHRRLLLEELQRLSGLSHKNLIRYNESFWYLNNIWSVFEYKDPSTKLSALIPKYFFSELNIASICYEISSGLAFLHNSGIAHHNLTTECIYLTKSSCLKIGNYAFSSPYIERQTNRGAVSHVPDWLIEKNYKEGFMKDVKSLGLVALEIFQGQPNFFRKSIQSIQLTPNANVLVNRVRGLISQEFKEFLLQTLQAETLQGPNINMLLETSSFLEKRQTLNFEICLNNLNLRERKASRYSYL; encoded by the exons atgcTTTCCAATTCTACATTCCATGAACATCACGCAAAAAGCCACTTTCACAATAATGCCTGCCAAAGCAATGCGTCTTCGTCTGCCTGTAGAGCTTCTGAGGATCATttagtttcttcttttcctaATGACTCTATAATTGACTTGCAGCCTTCGCGACCTGCCCCAGAACcaccaaaaaagaagtttggATACTATGCTCGTCGTCTGAGTGGTCACTTCCTTTCATTAATTCATGGGTCTGGTAATAGTACTCGTAGTCCTCCTTTCCATTtgcaaaaccaaaaatcGAATGGACAATCGGAAGTCTGGCATTCATCTGATGATTCAGGCAGTCCTAAACGACTAAATAGATCACGatcttcaaaagaagaCATGTATAGACGCAGGAGTTTACATGGACTACCATCGTTATCTCGTagaaattctaaaaaatcttcTACTCTTTCTCGATCAATATCTTTACACCTCAGAAGTGAATCAGCTCCTATTTCCCTCCCCATTCATCTATATAAGTCTTACTCCTATAATCATAGTCCGAGCAGTCTTCCAACTGTTCTTAATTCCCAAGCATTAAGTTCTCCCCCAGTCCCCACTACGCCTGATGAAGTTTCAACCAACAGACTTTCATCTTCTACTTCCTCAATGAATTGCCGAAATTTAGTACCCGATAATTTCAACATCTCGATTCGTCCTAATACTACTAACTATCGGTCGTCCATACAGGAAAACTCAAATGGTAACAGAGATAGCATTTCACCTTCCGCTTATGATGCTCCATTACTACACAACGTAGATACACAATCCATAGATGGGTTTGTGTCAGTAGCTTCGCATTTTAGCAGTGCTTCTACTGCTGAAAGTCTGGACGATGGGCATTCCGCAACGACAATACAACAAGGCGATGTTTCTTCGTATCCTTTATCTCGATCTGTCTCTACTCCAGTTCCTATGTCTCCAATTAGTATTAGTCCTGCCAAGCCTAGTCCACAAAGCCCAAAACTTTCACAATCTGCTGTCGGTCATCCAAGTAGTTCAATCCCTGCTGCAGCTATGCATAAAGTTTCATATTCTGATGATCTAATGCGTTTCGTTGCACGAGAAAAGTATTACCTACAGATAGTAGACTGCCTTTGCACACAAAAAGATCCATTGTTCTTCTATACCGACTTTACCAAAATATGCCAACAAGATACAGTTGGAACCTACGTTGCTCGTCAAACTCTGGATAAAGAAGTGGTTGTAATTAAACGGTTTGACATTTCAGCTGTAACTCATAGGAGGCTTTTACTCGAAGAATTGCAGCGATTATCTGGTCTCTCtcacaaaaatttaattcgTTATAACGAGAGTTTTTGGTATCTGAACAATATTTGGTCGGTCTTTGAATATAAAGACCCAAGCACCAAGTTGTCAGCTTTAATCcccaaatatttttttagtgaGTTAAACATAGCTTCCATATGTTATGAGATAAGTTCTGGTCTTGCATTTCTTCATAATAGTGGGATAGCTCATCATAACCTTACTACCGAATGCATATATCTCACGAAAAGCAGTTGCCTTAAAATTGGCAATTATGCATTTTCTTCGCCATACATTGAAAGACAGACTAACCGTGGAGCAGTATCTCATGTTCCTGACTGgttaattgaaaagaattataAAGAAGGATTTATGAAGGATGTTAAAAGCTTGGGCTTAGTTGCtcttgaaatttttcaagGTCAGCCAAACTTTTTTCGTAAATCTATTCAATCCATCCAACTAACTCCGAATGCAAATGTTTTAGTCAACCGAGTTCGTGGATTAATTAGCCAAGAATTTAAGGAATTCCTTTTACAAACCTTGCAAGCCGAAACATTACAAGGCCCTAATATCAATATGTTGTTGGAAACTTCTagttttttggaaaagcGACAAACGctcaattttgaaatttg ccTAAACAATCTTAATTTGCGAGAACGAAAGGCATCTCGCTACAGTTATCTATGA
- the rnh203 gene encoding ribonuclease H2 complex subunit yields the protein MDSVKPIVKLEQAGSSNLEKASLLPCHISYDGPAPVFEYFHDKIQISNNTHSKTTVCLRGRELNGEELDLPENYTGQVVLCDDGLENDETSEKEIPESTWCINSTFEKVMLWNRDNMRSSEKDQWKRGVLEWIQFASKVKFNCSLYN from the coding sequence ATGGATTCAGTCAAACCTATTGTCAAATTGGAGCAAGCAGGAAGCTCAAACTTAGAGAAAGCTTCTTTGCTTCCTTGCCATATATCTTACGACGGCCCTGCGCCCGTTTTCGAGTATTTTCATGACAAAATCCAAATTTCGAACAATACGCATTCGAAAACAACAGTATGTTTGCGTGGACGCGAATTAAATGGAGAAGAACTAGATCTTCCAGAAAACTATACAGGGCAAGTTGTACTATGCGATGATGGACTAGAGAATGACGAAACCTCAGAAAAGGAAATCCCTGAATCCACCTGGTGTATCAATTCAACGTTCGAAAAAGTCATGTTGTGGAATCGTGACAATATGAGGAGCTCAGAAAAAGATCAATGGAAACGAGGAGTCCTTGAGTGGATTCAATTTGCTTCCAAGGTAAAGTTCAACTGTAGTTTGTATAATTAA
- the mug157 gene encoding protein mug157, producing the protein MKYWQAILFFLFGIAFANNLNIPWKACPNYKTYSGRRHYPATGPLRLPFQRPATSCRTFHSKSVEQTIEDVKEQLEDEDLARLFENCMPNTLDTTIRWHAADSHNPQTLVITGDIPAEWIRDSANQLLPYLPLAKSDSPLATLILGAIQTQAEMLIQFPYCNAFQPPKQSFLSGNDNGQSDRVTPAYDPAVVFECKYELDSLASFLKLSYTYWLYTKDQSIFTVKWLAAVERIIQVLEEQSSPSFDEKTGLPKDPVYTFLRNTDSGTETLGLAGRGFPLNANASLIRSAFRPSDDACVLQYFIPANAMMVVELSHLNQMLQASGHADIARTALVWANKIQKGIDQHGIVDHPKFGKVYAYEVDGYGSILFMDDANVPSLLSLPYLGFVERDDPVYVNTRKMILSSEGNPYYLKGKVISGIGGPHIGLRNVWPMSLIVQALTSDDDDEIMSLLDVLKHSTAGLGLMHESVDVSSFKSFTRPWFSWANSLFAELILDLLERKPHLLKKNAS; encoded by the exons atgaaatattGGCAGGCAATTCTATTTTTCCTATTTGGAATCGCTTTCGCGAACAATCTTAATATTCCTTGGAAg GCATGTCCTAATTACAAGACATACTCTGGAAGGAGACATTATCCAGCTACTGGCCCTTTGAGGTTACCGTTTCAACGACCAGCAACATCATGCCGTACGTTTCATTCTAAATCGGTGGAGCAGACTATTGAAGATGTGAAGGAGCAACTTGAGGATGAAGATTTAGCAcgtttatttgaaaattgtaTGCCAAATACTCTTGATACTACAATTCGTTGGCATGCCGCTGATTCACATAATCCTCAAACCCTAGTAATCACTGGTGATATTCCTGCCGAATGGATCAGAGATTCTGCAAACCAGCTTTTGCCTTACTTACCTCTAGCTAAATCAGACTCACCATTAGCGACGTTGATTCTTGGTGCCATACAAACGCAAGCTGAAATGTTAATCCAGTTTCCTTATTGTAACGCTTTTCAGCCTCCTAAACAAAGCTTTCTTTCAGGAAACGACAATGGACAAAGTGATCGTGTCACACCAGCTTACGATCCAGCAGTTGTATTTGAGTGTAAATATGAATTAGATTCCTTGgcttcatttttaaagctcTCCTACACTTATTGGCTTTATACGAAGGATCAATCTATTTTTACTGTGAAATGGCTTGCGGCTGTTGAACGCATAATTCAAGTTTTAGAAGAGCAGTCTTCTCCATCATTTGACGAAAAGACCGGTTTGCCTAAGGACCCAGTATATACTTTCCTCCGAAATACCGATTCTGGTACTGAAACTCTTGGCCTTGCTGGAAGAGGTTTTCCCCTTAACGCTAATGCATCTTTAATACGCAGTGCTTTTCGTCCATCTGATGATGCCTGTGTTTTACAATACTTTATTCCTGCTAATGCCATGATGGTTGTGGAACTTTCACATCTTAATCAAATGTTGCAAGCATCAGGTCATGCAGACATTGCTAGAACTGCTCTCGTTTGGGCCAACAAAATCCAAAAGGGTATTGACCAGCACGGCATTGTCGACCATCCGAAATTTGGCAAGGTATATGCGTATGAAGTAGATGGTTATGGCagcattttatttatggATGACGCCAATGTTCCTTCTCTATTGTCTTTACCTTATCTTGGATTTGTAGAACGTGATGACCCTGTATATGTTAATACGAGGAAGATGATTTTATCTTCAGAAGGAAATCCTTACTACCTTAAGGGAAAAGTTATCTCCGGTATTGGTGGTCCTCACATTGGTTTGAGGAACGTTTGGCCCATGAGTCTCATTGTTCAAGCCCTGACTTCTGATGACGACGATGAAATCATGTCTTTGCTTGATGTTTTAAAGCATTCAACTGCTGGTTTAGGCTTAATGCATGAGTCTGTTGATGTTTCGAGTTTTAAAAGCTTTACTCGACCCTGGTTTTCATGGGctaattcattatttgCCGAGTTGATTTTAGATTTACTTGAACGCAAGCCTCACTTGTTAAAGAAGAATGCATCATGA
- the ppr5 gene encoding PPR repeat-containing protein Ppr5, whose product MVYTKAWFLQNIARQTLGKNVAVHRPPLKLGNMTNWIQQQQAQTNLSLSNTKAPGSLDERLFLTEDDIIFHDRSIQLGYFDPSLSERKQSPPGKSLHRFVDNLNPNSSHFSASLLPASLSSLCDSTCGDVDDEQQFNSLATSPLSTETQSEVSDPLLDTLTPNSLESSFASISLNSFTSANEFIQFLKRLASSKLSIHTFDLYKLVRNSPELLTLEAYNIVLQCMSTDDYFLSSSKNIQKIIKVYVDMLNSFISPNVTTFETVIFALCRRAKFVHQKIESLSKRTIYAHPSIAKEIQPELLDLQSEMPLQTAVFMFTSSLINHDLIYSPQFYAILIESVSLYGTQSQLDSLLECVPLGTIEANGHPDLLPALIRALGRAKRLNSCFQLLERYNLSDPTSDTSMTNVRSWEGLMEAYFDTDHHVEASALMKSFFRKADSNQVIPSSILDCFLRRLAQLGHYKESAEWLGMAIEKISTYKASPSTLSSILEAACLNNNDKFAIAFVRKYTLSRFSDCHAVLLRYLDLLARSGNVDLLHLHAYPVICSVSSHTNFTFSNVYKAFIENGKIDVALRLLRKHIDPKVSLGNNTAPSSNSVALQLSILNGFWEVLTEELQKDVHVLLSLVSTLENQVNFPQVDFTTPLLRHITGYLVSRRLEPELISPRVFGFLLEYAAFNVVQTEGTFTSKVILTDLLKCYSNGTYKASFKNVHVVLRSFTYLKEDEMLVASVRDDIVSEAVVGFSTDNNGQKILADISQVCYCLDDLECIDQSINSLVSKMLTSASPEQVDVNILFFQFGKLIETNKFLHPEVYPTLISVLSKNKRFDAVQRVFEHSKHLYRKISTKSLEKANWFMALILDAMILSSSFARQFKSSNLFCDNMKMLGYIPRASTFAHLINNSTRRGDTDDATTALNIFEETKRHNVKPSVFLYNAVLSKLGRARRTTECWKLFQEMKESGLLPTSVTYGTVINAACRIGDESLAEKLFAEMENQPNYQPRVAPYNTMIQFEVQTMFNREKALFYYNRLCATDIEPSSHTYKLLMDAYGTLKPVNVGSVKAVLELMERTDVPILSMHYAAYIHILGNVVSDVQAATSCYMNALAKHDAGEIQLDANLFQSQIESLIANDRIVEGIQIVSDMKRYNVSLNAYIVNALIKGFTKVGMISKARYYFDLLECEGMSGKEPSTYENMVRAYLSVNDGRKAMEIVEQLKRKRYPLPVVNRISSLVNSHMGQKPKRRSLNTSHSSLASLGNASTQHSINSSIN is encoded by the coding sequence ATGGTTTACACGAAAGCTTggtttttgcaaaatattgCCAGACAAACACTTGGCAAAAATGTTGCCGTTCATCGTCCTCCTTTGAAGCTTGGAAATATGACGAATTGGATTCAACAACAACAAGCCCAAACGAACCTCTCTCTCTCTAACACGAAAGCACCTGGTTCATTGGATGAGCGTCTTTTCTTAACTGAGGATGACATTATCTTCCATGACCGTAGTATTCAGCTTGGTTACTTCGATCCTTCTCTTTCTGAGCGTAAGCAATCTCCTCCAGGCAAGTCCCTTCATCGCTTTGTTGACAATCTCAACCCTAACAGCTCACATTTTTCTGCTTCTCTTTTACCTGCTTCTCTCTCGTCACTATGTGACTCGACATGCGGTGATGTAGATGATGAACAACAATTTAACTCTCTCGCAACATCTCCCCTCTCAACTGAAACCCAGTCCGAAGTTTCGGACCCTTTACTGGATACTTTAACTCCTAATTCTTTGGAATCTTCTTTTGCTTCAATTTCTCTGAATTCTTTCACTTCTGCCAATGagtttattcaatttttgaaaagactTGCTAGTAGTAAATTATCCATTCATACTTTTGATCTGTATAAGCTTGTTCGAAACTCTCCTGAACTATTGACTTTGGAAGCGTACAATATTGTTTTGCAATGCATGAGTACGGACGACTATTTTTTGTCGTCATCaaaaaacattcaaaaaattatcaagGTTTATGTCGATATGCTTAATTCGTTTATCTCTCCAAACGTAACTACATTTGAAACCGTCATTTTCGCTCTTTGTCGTCGCGCTAAATTCGtgcatcaaaaaattgaatcaCTCTCTAAGCGCACTATTTACGCACATCCGAGTattgcaaaagaaatacAGCCTGAATTGCTCGATCTGCAATCCGAGATGCCTTTGCAAACTGCTGTTTTCATGTTTACTTCTAGCCTCATTAATCACGATCTCATATACTCTCCTCAATTTTATGCTATTTTAATTGAGAGTGTTTCTTTGTATGGAACGCAAAGCCAATTGGATTCCTTATTAGAGTGCGTTCCTCTTGGCACTATTGAAGCTAACGGCCATCCTGATTTACTCCCAGCTCTAATTAGAGCTCTCGGTAGAGCTAAAAGGCTCAACAGttgttttcaacttttaGAGCGTTATAACTTATCTGATCCAACTAGTGACACTTCGATGACTAATGTGCGTTCTTGGGAAGGTTTAATGGAAGCTTATTTTGACACAGATCACCATGTTGAAGCAAGTGCATTGATGAAATCTTTTTTCCGAAAGGCTGATAGCAATCAAGTTATACCGTCTTCAATATTAGACTGCTTTTTACGTAGATTGGCTCAATTAGGACATTATAAGGAATCTGCTGAATGGCTTGGTATGGCTATAGAAAAGATTAGCACTTACAAAGCGAGTCCGTCTACATTATCGTCCATATTGGAGGCGGCTTGTTTGAACAACAACGACAAGTTTGCTATTGCTTTTGTGAGAAAATATACATTATCTCGATTTAGCGACTGTCATGCAGTGCTTCTCCGTTATCTGGACTTGCTTGCCAGATCAGGGAATGTCGATCTACTTCATTTACATGCATATCCCGTTATTTGTTCTGTGTCTTCTCACACTAACTTTACGTTTTCGAACGTTTACAAAGCTTTCATTGAGAACGGAAAGATTGATGTTGCACTTCGTCTACTTCGTAAACACATTGATCCAAAAGTTTCCCTTGGTAACAATACTGCACCATCTTCTAATAGTGTTGCTCTTCAATTATCAATCCTTAATGGATTTTGGGAAGTGTTGACGGAGGAGTTACAAAAAGATGTGCATGTTCTTTTATCGTTGGTTTCAACGTTAGAGAACCAAGTAAACTTCCCTCAAGTTGATTTTACTACTCCGTTGTTACGACATATAACGGGTTACTTAGTTAGCCGTCGCTTAGAACCGGAGCTCATTTCTCCTAGAGTATTTGGCTTTTTGCTGGAATATGCAGCATTCAATGTCGTGCAAACCGAAGGTACTTTCACTTCTAAGGTTATCCTCACTGATTTGTTAAAATGTTACTCCAATGGAACGTATAAAGCATCTTTCAAAAACGTTCATGTTGTTTTACGTTCTTTCACATACCTGAAAGAAGACGAAATGCTGGTTGCATCCGTTCGAGATGACATCGTCTCTGAAGCAGTCGTCGGATTCTCTACTGATAACAATGGACAGAAAATTTTAGCGGATATATCGCAAGTTTGTTATTGCCTTGACGACCTGGAATGCATCGATCAAAGTATAAATTCACTTGTTTCCAAAATGTTAACAAGTGCATCACCTGAGCAGGTGGACGTTAATATATTGTTTTTCCAGTTCGGTAAGCTTATTGAAaccaataaatttttgcatcCTGAAGTTTATCCTACGTTAATATCTGttttaagcaaaaataaaCGTTTTGATGCTGTGCAACGTGTTTTTGAGCATTCCAAGCACCTCTATAGGAAAATCAGTACGAAGTCTCTTGAAAAAGCGAACTGGTTTATGGCGTTGATTTTAGACGCCATGATCTTATCGTCTTCCTTTGCTCGTCAGTTCAAATcttcaaatcttttttgtgACAATATGAAAATGCTTGGATATATTCCTCGTGCTTCAACTTTCGCACATTTGATTAACAACTCAACAAGGAGAGGAGATACTGATGATGCCACTACCgctttgaatatttttgagGAGACCAAACGCCATAATGTGAAACCTTCTGTTTTTCTATATAATGCAGTGCTTTCTAAATTAGGTCGAGCTCGCCGCACAACAGAGTGCTGGAAATTGTTTCAAGAAATGAAGGAATCGGGGTTACTTCCTACCAGCGTTACTTATGGTACCGTAATTAATGCTGCTTGTCGCATTGGTGACGAGAGTCTTGCTGAGAAGCTATTTGCTGAAATGGAAAATCAGCCTAACTATCAACCTCGCGTTGCTCCATACAACACTATGATACAATTTGAGGTCCAGACAATGTTTAATCGTGAAAAAGCGCTATTTTACTACAATAGGCTATGTGCTACCGACATAGAGCCTTCTTCTCATACTTATAAGTTATTGATGGATGCTTATGGTACATTGAAGCCTGTCAATGTAGGTTCCGTAAAGGCAGTTCTTGAACTTATGGAGCGTACAGATGTGCCAATTTTATCTATGCATTATGCTGCATATATTCATATTTTAGGAAACGTTGTTTCGGATGTTCAGGCAGCCACGAGTTGCTACATGAATGCTCTTGCCAAACATGATGCCGGGGAAATTCAACTAGATGCGAACTTATTCCAATCCCAAATTGAATCTCTTATTGCAAATGACCGCATTGTTGAAGGCATTCAAATTGTTTCTGATATGAAGCGTTACAATGTCTCGTTAAATGCATACATTGTAAATGCCCTTATAAAGGGATTTACTAAGGTTGGCATGATTAGCAAAGCACGTTATTACTTCGACCTTTTAGAATGCGAGGGTATGTCTGGTAAGGAACCTAGCACCTATGAAAATATGGTTCGTGCCTACCTAAGTGTAAATGACGGTCGAAAGGCAATGGAAATTGTGGAACAATTGAAACGCAAGCGTTACCCGCTACCGGTTGTTAATCGTATTTCTTCCTTGGTAAATAGCCATATGGGTCAGAAACCTAAACGTCGTTCTTTGAATACTAGTCACTCTTCTCTTGCTTCTTTAGGAAATGCTAGTACCCAACACTCAATTAATAGTTCTATCAATTAG